In Emys orbicularis isolate rEmyOrb1 chromosome 16, rEmyOrb1.hap1, whole genome shotgun sequence, a genomic segment contains:
- the LOC135890536 gene encoding caspase recruitment domain-containing protein 8-like, whose protein sequence is MTLESPTRINNFFAVLENPSFSQLGVLWRKIRSAIKFIPIHSLVLIYRTLSAADVTFHLYLIPNDHSLRKAIEKEEMKWKSKHVPKPPQTDPLYFGSRYQVSGPSDLEITPTQLHFCYRSPVEQQSYIEIYTREMEKEIRLHVNGQDDGSLVWEALVRPGDVSLSALTLTGAAFVVKHRRQLRDRMGQIQPVLVCLREAQLLSSEEEEEVRSERTSRMRHEALLQLVERKGAQTQEDLYQTLRETDPYLVQDLEQSS, encoded by the exons ATGACCCTGGAGAGTCCAACTAGAATTAATAACTTCTTTGCTGTCCTGGAGAATCCCAGCTTCTCCCAGCTCGGCGTGCTTTGGAGAAAGATACGTTCGGCCATAAAATTTATTCCCATCCATTCCCTTGTGCTGATCTACCGGACGCTCAGTGCTGCAGATGTAACTTTCCACCTCTACCTGATACCCAACGACCACTCACTGAGGAAG GCCATTGAAAAAGAAGAAATGAAGTGGAAGTCAAAGCACGTGCCCAAGCCTCCTCAGACTGACCCTCTGTACTTTGGGTCTCGGTACCAGGTGTCCGGTCCATCAGATCTTGAGATAACCCCGACA CAACTGCACTTCTGCTATCGGAGCCCAGTGGAGCAGCAGTCGTATATTGAGATCTACACCAGGGAGATGGAGAAGGAAATCAGGCTCCATGTGAATGGTCAAGATGATGGCAGCTTGGTCTGGGAGGCCTTGGTGAGGCCAG GGGATGTTAGTCTTTCTGCTTTGACGCTCACAG GTGCAGCCTTCGTGGTGAAGCACCGGAGGCAGCTCCGTGATCGAATGGGACAGATCCAGCCTGTGCTGGTGTGCTTACGGGAGGCCCAGCTACTTAGCagtgaagaagaggaagaggtgagAAGTGAACGGACAAGTCGAATGAGGCACGAGGCCTTACTGCAGCTGGTTGAGAGGAAGGGAGCTCAAACCCAAGAAGACCTCTACCAGACTCTCAGAGAGACGGACCCTTACCTTGTACAGGACTTGGAGCAATCCAGCTAG